One genomic segment of Luteimonas galliterrae includes these proteins:
- a CDS encoding Arc family DNA binding domain-containing protein produces the protein MADKKAYPLRINADVLAAAQRWADDELRSLNAQIEYVLRDALRKAGRLPKSEREKGEENES, from the coding sequence GTGGCCGATAAGAAAGCCTACCCGCTGCGCATCAACGCCGACGTGCTGGCCGCGGCGCAGCGTTGGGCAGACGACGAATTGCGCAGCCTGAACGCGCAGATCGAATACGTGCTGCGCGACGCGCTGCGCAAGGCCGGGCGTTTACCGAAATCGGAACGCGAAAAAGGCGAGGAGAACGAGTCATGA
- a CDS encoding DUF4177 domain-containing protein — MSKRWTYLTVEVKTSITWTGTIKRDKLQEELNRHGAQGWELVNVIMANTLVPAVLVFKKET, encoded by the coding sequence ATGAGCAAGCGCTGGACCTATCTGACCGTAGAAGTCAAAACGAGCATCACCTGGACCGGTACGATCAAGCGCGACAAGCTGCAAGAAGAACTCAACCGGCACGGCGCGCAAGGCTGGGAGCTGGTCAACGTCATCATGGCGAACACCCTCGTTCCGGCGGTGCTGGTGTTCAAGAAAGAAACCTGA
- a CDS encoding PH domain-containing protein: MPLGIGFAAGVIGTIVVMSRGEYLMAWMLPILLLFAGVFTFAFRRLRVGLEAGTLTIAAGFNTRRVAVGDLDLDGARIVDLRERTEFKPMLKTMGTALPGYATGHFRLRNRSKAFLMLTDRTRVLVLPEKSGRTLLLSLQQPQALLDALRRKGN, from the coding sequence TTGCCGCTCGGCATCGGCTTCGCCGCCGGCGTGATCGGCACTATCGTCGTCATGTCGCGCGGCGAGTATCTGATGGCATGGATGCTGCCGATCCTGCTGTTGTTCGCAGGCGTGTTCACCTTCGCGTTCCGCCGCCTGCGCGTCGGCTTGGAAGCGGGAACGCTCACCATTGCGGCCGGCTTCAATACGCGGCGCGTCGCCGTCGGCGATCTGGACCTGGACGGCGCGCGCATCGTCGACCTGCGCGAGCGCACCGAATTCAAGCCGATGCTCAAGACGATGGGCACCGCCCTGCCCGGCTACGCCACCGGCCATTTCCGGTTGCGCAACCGCAGCAAGGCCTTCTTGATGCTCACCGACCGCACGCGGGTGCTGGTATTGCCGGAAAAATCCGGCAGGACGCTGCTGTTGAGCCTGCAGCAACCGCAGGCCTTGCTGGATGCGTTGCGAAGGAAAGGAAACTAA
- a CDS encoding M15 family metallopeptidase — protein MRSTGHWLINTADIEIWPGGLLRARANRDARALARARHVLRRKRDGRYLAADLPEGLLPLVQRLMREPGVDEALDALESVAEPCRMGLDVVGELPLAQLLERLESLGLDEGYGERTGLPLVAEPDRLALAGFDRYRRPLWLHPQAARAWNAMREGAYRDGIVLEAISGYRSHDYQLGIFERKLARGLTVDDILAVNAAPGYSEHHSGRALDIGAPDEPPAEESFEDTAAFGWLGAKAGDYGFAMSYPRGNPHGIVYEPWHWYCRLPGE, from the coding sequence ATGCGCAGCACCGGCCACTGGCTGATCAACACCGCCGACATCGAAATCTGGCCGGGCGGCCTGCTGCGCGCGCGCGCCAACCGCGACGCGCGCGCCCTCGCCCGCGCGCGCCACGTGCTGCGCCGCAAGCGCGACGGCCGCTACCTGGCCGCCGACCTGCCCGAAGGCCTGCTGCCGCTGGTACAGCGGCTGATGCGCGAACCGGGCGTCGACGAAGCGCTCGATGCGCTGGAAAGCGTTGCCGAGCCTTGCCGCATGGGCCTGGACGTGGTCGGCGAACTCCCGCTCGCGCAATTGCTCGAACGGCTGGAATCGCTCGGCCTGGACGAGGGCTACGGCGAACGCACCGGCCTGCCGCTGGTCGCCGAACCCGATCGGCTGGCGCTGGCCGGCTTCGACCGTTACCGCAGGCCGCTTTGGCTGCATCCGCAGGCCGCGCGCGCCTGGAACGCGATGCGCGAAGGAGCCTATCGCGACGGCATCGTGCTGGAAGCGATCTCCGGCTACCGGAGCCACGACTACCAGCTCGGCATCTTCGAGCGCAAACTCGCACGCGGCCTGACCGTGGACGATATCCTCGCCGTCAACGCGGCGCCCGGCTACTCCGAACACCATTCCGGCCGCGCGCTCGACATCGGCGCGCCCGACGAACCGCCCGCGGAGGAATCGTTCGAAGACACCGCCGCGTTCGGCTGGCTGGGCGCGAAGGCCGGCGACTACGGTTTCGCGATGAGCTATCCGCGCGGCAATCCGCATGGCATCGTTTACGAGCCGTGGCACTGGTACTGCCGCCTTCCAGGCGAATAG
- a CDS encoding Imm72 family immunity protein: MSDEPDIEYEDAPTVVELSGNEQQADAATVAGACALLRLYTSKEYLVESATLFGRLCDAFERWPQAHERLGDFTLAEWTAALREQRAAFERGMALLDAGYTAAAYAAIALATRDGLEPTDPRDERHFSLRFAAEEIGPPLDGIAEKLGGMAGRISTTLAARWSYQTLLADAPPQESGPAPAPDDALVVETDELVPKTGVWVPTTIRYGCPNFLIAGQPAAPMTRAETRYDYAASDGGGSEPPRAAWSAYDYVEEPTAWRLVWYDTRYRAGAIGS, from the coding sequence ATGAGCGACGAACCGGACATCGAATACGAGGACGCGCCGACCGTCGTCGAACTCAGCGGCAACGAGCAGCAGGCCGATGCGGCCACCGTCGCCGGCGCCTGCGCCCTTTTGCGTCTGTACACCTCCAAGGAATATCTCGTCGAGTCGGCGACGCTGTTCGGCCGGCTGTGCGACGCGTTCGAACGATGGCCGCAGGCCCATGAACGGCTCGGCGATTTCACGTTGGCCGAATGGACGGCCGCCTTGCGCGAACAGCGTGCGGCTTTCGAACGCGGCATGGCGTTACTGGACGCGGGCTACACCGCGGCGGCGTATGCGGCGATCGCGCTGGCGACCCGGGACGGACTGGAGCCGACCGACCCGCGCGACGAACGCCATTTCTCGCTGCGTTTCGCCGCCGAGGAAATCGGCCCGCCGCTCGATGGCATCGCCGAAAAGCTGGGGGGCATGGCCGGCCGCATCAGCACCACGCTGGCCGCGCGATGGTCCTATCAGACGCTGTTGGCCGACGCGCCGCCGCAGGAAAGCGGGCCCGCGCCGGCACCCGACGACGCGCTCGTCGTCGAAACCGACGAACTTGTGCCCAAGACCGGCGTTTGGGTGCCGACGACCATCCGCTACGGCTGCCCGAACTTCCTGATCGCCGGCCAGCCGGCGGCGCCGATGACGCGTGCCGAGACCCGCTACGACTATGCCGCGTCCGACGGCGGCGGATCGGAGCCGCCGCGCGCGGCGTGGAGCGCCTACGACTATGTCGAGGAGCCCACCGCCTGGCGCCTGGTCTGGTACGACACGCGCTACCGCGCCGGCGCGATAGGTTCCTGA
- a CDS encoding GNAT family N-acetyltransferase, protein MAPGIAIRLLTPADAEALVSAAPGVFDHEVDPALAAEFLSDPRHHMATAFDGPTVVGMASAVHYVHPDKPAEMWVNEVGVAPTHEGRGLGRAMLRALFERARALGCREAWVCTERDNRAARRMYAAVGGAEQEMVYVTFALDDERTLA, encoded by the coding sequence ATGGCGCCCGGCATCGCGATCCGGTTGTTGACGCCTGCGGATGCGGAGGCGTTGGTTTCGGCCGCGCCAGGAGTGTTCGACCACGAAGTCGATCCCGCACTGGCGGCCGAATTCCTGTCCGACCCGCGCCACCATATGGCCACGGCTTTCGATGGGCCCACGGTCGTCGGCATGGCATCGGCCGTGCATTACGTGCATCCGGACAAGCCTGCCGAAATGTGGGTCAACGAAGTGGGCGTCGCGCCGACCCACGAGGGCCGCGGATTGGGCCGCGCGATGCTGCGTGCGCTATTCGAACGCGCCCGCGCGCTCGGCTGCCGGGAGGCCTGGGTCTGCACCGAGCGCGACAACCGCGCCGCGCGCCGGATGTACGCCGCGGTCGGCGGCGCCGAACAGGAGATGGTGTACGTCACCTTCGCGCTCGACGACGAGCGCACGCTTGCATAG
- a CDS encoding DNA-3-methyladenine glycosylase family protein, translating into MPRHTRGFDTEAAFEHLSRRDRKLGAWMKRLGPIEADPRWRKRFDPVDALARAILYQQLSGKAAATIVGRVETAIGSERFHCDTLARIDDAALRACGVSGNKTLALRDLALRESQGEIPDLRRMSTMAEDEIVAALVPIRGIGRWTVEMMLMFRLGRADVLPVDDLGIRKGAQTVDKLDEMPTPKELVARGERWGPYRTYASMYLWRIADAAVKAKTPTKRSQD; encoded by the coding sequence ATGCCCCGTCATACGCGCGGATTCGATACCGAAGCGGCGTTCGAGCACCTGTCGCGCCGCGACCGCAAGCTCGGCGCCTGGATGAAGCGACTCGGCCCGATCGAAGCCGATCCGCGCTGGCGCAAACGCTTCGATCCGGTCGACGCGCTGGCGCGCGCGATCCTGTACCAGCAGCTCAGCGGCAAGGCTGCGGCGACGATCGTCGGCCGCGTCGAGACGGCGATCGGAAGCGAACGCTTCCATTGCGACACGCTCGCGCGCATCGACGATGCGGCCCTGCGCGCCTGCGGCGTATCGGGCAACAAGACGCTGGCTTTGCGCGATCTGGCTTTGCGCGAATCGCAAGGCGAAATCCCCGACCTGCGCCGCATGTCGACCATGGCCGAGGACGAGATCGTCGCCGCGCTGGTACCGATCCGCGGCATCGGCCGCTGGACCGTCGAGATGATGTTGATGTTCCGCCTGGGCCGCGCGGACGTGCTGCCGGTCGACGATCTGGGCATCCGCAAAGGCGCGCAGACGGTCGACAAGCTCGATGAGATGCCTACGCCGAAGGAACTGGTCGCGCGCGGCGAACGCTGGGGACCGTACCGCACCTACGCCAGCATGTATCTGTGGCGGATCGCCGATGCGGCGGTCAAAGCCAAGACGCCGACCAAGCGCTCGCAGGACTAG
- a CDS encoding DUF423 domain-containing protein, translated as MTMIDSDRKPGRWLAANGAVYAAAAVALSAYAAHAVQGPAQARLQTAALFAFGHGVALAALSRQSQRMPARFGLAMLYAGVLLFSGSLAFNVLAQWPTTLAPFGGCLLIAGWLLYAVDAARR; from the coding sequence ATGACGATGATCGACTCCGATCGCAAGCCGGGCCGTTGGCTGGCCGCCAACGGCGCCGTGTACGCCGCTGCAGCGGTCGCTTTGTCCGCGTACGCGGCGCATGCCGTGCAGGGGCCGGCGCAGGCGCGGCTGCAGACCGCGGCGTTGTTCGCCTTCGGCCATGGCGTGGCGCTGGCCGCCCTGTCGCGGCAATCCCAACGCATGCCCGCCCGTTTCGGATTGGCGATGCTCTACGCAGGCGTGCTGCTGTTCTCCGGCAGCCTCGCGTTCAATGTGCTCGCGCAATGGCCGACCACGCTGGCGCCGTTCGGCGGCTGTCTGCTGATCGCGGGCTGGTTGCTGTACGCCGTCGATGCGGCGAGGCGCTGA